The Flavobacterium piscisymbiosum genome includes a region encoding these proteins:
- the atpD gene encoding F0F1 ATP synthase subunit beta, translated as MSKVIGKVAQIIGPVVDVVFNGKDVELPKIYDSLEITKKDGTLLVLEVQSHIGENTVRTISMDSTDGLSRGYEVVGTGNPIQMPIGPDVYGRLFNVIGDAIDGLGNLPKTGENGLSIHRQAPKFEDLSTSSEVLFTGIKVIDLIEPYAKGGKIGLFGGAGVGKTVLIQELINNIAKGHGGLSVFAGVGERTREGNDLLREMLESGIIKYGDDFMHSMENGGWDLSKVDMPGMRESKATFVFGQMNEPPGARARVALSGLSIAEYFRDGAGTDQGKDVLFFVDNIFRFTQAGSEVSALLGRMPSAVGYQPTLATEMGAMQERITSTNKGSITSVQAVYVPADDLTDPAPATTFAHLDATTVLSRKIAELGIYPAVDPLDSTSRILTPQILGNEHYDCAQRVKEILQKYKQLQDIIAILGMEELSEEDKLSVSRARRVQRFLSQPFHVAEQFTGIPGVLVDIKDTIKGFNMIIDGELDHLPEAAFNLKGSIQDAIEAGEKMLAEA; from the coding sequence ATGTCAAAAGTAATAGGAAAAGTTGCTCAAATCATTGGACCAGTAGTTGACGTAGTTTTCAACGGTAAGGATGTTGAACTTCCAAAAATTTATGATTCACTAGAAATCACTAAAAAAGACGGAACATTGTTAGTTCTAGAAGTACAATCTCACATCGGTGAAAACACTGTGCGTACCATTTCTATGGACTCTACAGACGGTTTGTCAAGAGGATATGAAGTAGTTGGAACTGGAAATCCAATCCAAATGCCAATCGGTCCAGATGTATATGGAAGATTATTCAATGTAATTGGAGATGCAATTGATGGTTTAGGAAACTTGCCAAAAACAGGAGAAAACGGTTTGTCTATTCACAGACAAGCTCCTAAATTTGAAGATTTATCAACTTCATCAGAAGTTTTATTCACAGGTATTAAAGTAATCGATTTGATCGAGCCTTATGCAAAAGGAGGTAAAATTGGATTGTTTGGTGGTGCAGGTGTTGGTAAAACTGTATTGATTCAGGAGTTGATCAACAATATCGCAAAAGGTCACGGTGGACTTTCTGTATTCGCAGGAGTAGGAGAAAGAACACGTGAAGGAAATGACTTACTTCGTGAGATGTTAGAGTCAGGAATTATTAAATACGGTGATGATTTCATGCACTCTATGGAAAATGGAGGATGGGATTTATCTAAAGTAGATATGCCAGGAATGAGAGAGTCTAAAGCTACTTTCGTTTTCGGACAAATGAATGAGCCTCCTGGAGCTCGTGCCCGTGTAGCACTTTCAGGATTATCTATCGCTGAGTATTTCCGTGATGGAGCTGGAACTGATCAAGGTAAAGACGTATTGTTTTTCGTTGATAACATCTTCCGTTTTACACAAGCAGGTTCTGAGGTGTCAGCACTTTTAGGACGTATGCCTTCTGCAGTAGGATACCAACCAACTTTGGCAACAGAGATGGGAGCGATGCAAGAGCGTATTACATCTACAAACAAAGGATCTATTACATCTGTACAGGCGGTTTACGTTCCTGCGGATGATTTAACTGACCCGGCACCAGCAACAACGTTTGCTCACTTAGATGCAACAACTGTATTGTCTCGTAAAATTGCTGAGCTAGGTATTTATCCAGCGGTTGACCCGTTAGATTCTACTTCAAGAATTTTGACTCCTCAAATTTTAGGAAATGAGCACTACGACTGTGCACAAAGAGTAAAAGAGATTCTTCAAAAATACAAACAATTGCAAGATATTATTGCGATCCTTGGTATGGAAGAATTATCTGAAGAAGATAAATTATCAGTATCAAGAGCACGTCGTGTTCAACGTTTCTTATCTCAACCTTTCCACGTAGCGGAGCAATTTACAGGTATTCCTGGAGTTTTGGTTGATATTAAAGATACTATCAAAGGATTTAACATGATTATCGACGGTGAGTTAGATCATCTTCCGGAAGCAGCTTTCAACTTGAAAGGTTCTATCCAGGATGCTATCGAAGCTGGAGAAAAAATGTTGGCTGAAGCTTAA
- the bioD gene encoding dethiobiotin synthase, whose protein sequence is MKIFVTGISTDVGKTIASSIIVESLEADYWKPIQAGDLDNSDSHKIKSKISNLKSKIFENSYQLNTPASPHLAAEIDGITIDLNKIAEPETDNHLVIEGAGGIFVPLNESETIIDLIQPDYKIIVVSRHYLGSINHTLLTIEAIRNRGFQVSGIIFSGSENKSTESLILNKTGIKCIGRIDEEPYFDQNVIKEYADLFRDNLLNL, encoded by the coding sequence ATGAAAATATTTGTAACAGGAATTTCAACCGATGTGGGTAAAACAATTGCTTCTTCTATTATTGTTGAATCCTTAGAGGCTGATTATTGGAAACCGATTCAGGCTGGAGATTTAGACAATTCTGATAGTCATAAAATCAAATCTAAAATCTCTAATCTAAAATCTAAAATTTTTGAAAATAGTTATCAATTAAATACACCGGCAAGTCCGCATCTGGCAGCAGAAATTGATGGAATTACTATTGATTTAAATAAAATTGCGGAACCTGAAACAGATAATCATCTTGTGATTGAGGGCGCGGGTGGAATTTTTGTTCCGTTAAATGAAAGTGAAACCATTATCGATTTAATTCAACCCGATTATAAAATTATTGTGGTTTCAAGGCATTATTTAGGAAGCATCAATCATACTTTATTAACGATTGAAGCAATTAGAAATCGTGGTTTTCAAGTTTCAGGAATTATCTTTAGCGGAAGCGAAAATAAATCGACAGAAAGTTTAATTCTAAATAAAACCGGAATAAAATGTATTGGCAGAATTGACGAAGAACCCTATTTTGATCAAAATGTAATTAAAGAATATGCCGATTTGTTTAGAGATAACTTACTTAATTTGTAG
- a CDS encoding RNA polymerase sigma factor has protein sequence MKEKEQEFLKRIESHKGILYKVSKMYMDNHDDQQDLFQEIVCQLWKSYDSFRNESQFSTWMYRVAVNTAIVFLKKEKRKVDKYEIASENIKDDEGDSHIKESQIDHFYKAVQKLEKIDKAIIFYQLEGFSHKEIGENLGISEGNARVKLNRAKEKLKEIIKNQGYGF, from the coding sequence TTGAAAGAGAAAGAACAAGAATTTTTAAAAAGGATCGAAAGTCATAAAGGAATACTTTACAAAGTTTCTAAAATGTACATGGACAATCATGACGATCAGCAGGATTTGTTTCAGGAGATTGTTTGCCAGCTCTGGAAATCGTATGATTCTTTTAGAAACGAAAGTCAGTTTTCGACCTGGATGTATCGCGTTGCAGTAAATACGGCGATTGTTTTTTTAAAGAAAGAAAAACGAAAGGTTGATAAATACGAAATCGCCTCAGAAAACATCAAAGACGATGAGGGAGATTCTCATATCAAAGAAAGTCAGATCGATCATTTTTATAAAGCGGTTCAGAAATTGGAGAAAATAGATAAAGCAATCATTTTCTATCAGCTGGAAGGTTTTTCTCATAAAGAAATAGGAGAAAATTTGGGAATATCTGAAGGCAATGCAAGGGTGAAATTAAACAGAGCAAAAGAAAAATTAAAAGAAATAATAAAAAATCAAGGATATGGATTTTAA
- a CDS encoding beta-ketoacyl synthase N-terminal-like domain-containing protein: MNTKISITAFSSISPLGNTSEGVWEKYLDNQHCFSKQFFDQQETSVASLDAESKQIVTEIRESDIKYKFLDDSVLFAIAASRKAVEQAGWNSDDVFGINIGSSRGATDLFEKHYKEYLDTGKAQTLASPTTTLGNISSWIAHDLQSNGPEISHSITCSTALHALLNGVAWLKAGMADKFLVGGSEAPLTDFTIAQMRALKIYSRINQEEDSWPNLAFDFEKTQNTMILGEGAAVCCLEAGEVANAIAFITGIGYATEILEHNISISAEATCFQKSMKMALRDVDLESIDVIVMHAPGTIKGDMTELRAIEKVFGSKLPLSTTNKWKIGHTFGASGILSLELALLMFQHDTFIEVPFGTKQNQTKSIKRVLVNAVGFGGNAVSILIEKA, translated from the coding sequence TTGAATACTAAAATCTCGATTACAGCTTTTTCATCGATTTCTCCTTTAGGAAATACTTCTGAAGGAGTTTGGGAAAAATATCTCGACAATCAACATTGTTTTTCGAAGCAGTTTTTTGATCAGCAAGAAACTTCGGTGGCTTCTCTTGACGCGGAATCGAAACAAATTGTTACTGAAATACGGGAATCAGATATTAAATATAAATTTTTAGACGATTCGGTTTTGTTTGCGATAGCGGCTTCGCGAAAAGCGGTTGAGCAGGCAGGATGGAATTCAGATGATGTTTTCGGAATCAATATTGGTTCCTCTCGTGGTGCTACAGATTTATTCGAAAAACATTACAAAGAATATTTAGATACCGGAAAAGCACAAACTTTAGCTTCTCCAACAACAACTCTGGGGAATATTTCGTCATGGATTGCGCATGATTTGCAAAGTAATGGCCCTGAAATTTCTCATTCTATAACGTGTTCTACTGCTCTTCATGCCTTATTAAATGGAGTTGCATGGCTGAAAGCAGGAATGGCTGATAAATTTTTGGTAGGAGGAAGTGAAGCACCATTAACCGATTTTACGATTGCTCAAATGCGTGCTTTAAAAATATATTCGAGAATTAATCAAGAAGAGGATTCGTGGCCAAACCTGGCTTTTGATTTTGAAAAGACTCAAAACACGATGATTTTAGGTGAAGGCGCTGCAGTTTGTTGTCTGGAAGCTGGAGAAGTAGCAAATGCAATTGCCTTTATTACAGGAATTGGTTATGCAACAGAAATTTTAGAACATAACATTTCGATTTCTGCAGAAGCAACTTGTTTTCAGAAATCGATGAAGATGGCATTGAGAGACGTCGATTTAGAAAGTATTGATGTTATAGTAATGCACGCGCCTGGAACGATAAAAGGTGATATGACCGAATTGCGTGCCATTGAAAAAGTTTTTGGTTCTAAATTGCCTTTATCGACCACAAATAAATGGAAGATAGGACATACGTTTGGAGCTTCCGGAATATTGAGTTTAGAATTGGCGCTGCTAATGTTTCAGCACGATACTTTTATCGAAGTCCCTTTTGGAACAAAACAAAATCAAACAAAATCTATAAAAAGAGTTTTAGTAAATGCCGTGGGTTTTGGCGGAAATGCCGTAAGTATTTTGATCGAGAAAGCGTAA
- a CDS encoding NAD(P)-dependent oxidoreductase gives MKTIYKVAVLGGGGRTGNYIVKQLLKKGLSIKVLLRHPKNFTIQSSQIEIIKGDALDIESIKLLLKDCQAVISTVGQRKDEPLVASSATNNILKVMSDYGIERYVLLAGLNIDTPFDKKSTKTQMATDWMKTNFPLIQEDRQKAYDLLVESAIDWTQIRVPFIEFTNVSTEISVNLEDCLGDKISAFNIADFMIQEIIDSKFSRQSPFISAI, from the coding sequence ATGAAAACTATATATAAAGTTGCCGTATTGGGCGGTGGAGGAAGAACTGGAAATTACATTGTAAAGCAGTTATTGAAAAAAGGATTGAGCATAAAAGTTCTGTTGCGACATCCTAAGAATTTTACCATTCAAAGTTCACAAATCGAAATTATTAAAGGCGATGCGCTTGATATCGAATCTATAAAATTATTACTAAAAGATTGTCAGGCTGTAATTAGTACCGTTGGTCAGCGAAAAGACGAACCACTTGTTGCAAGTTCAGCGACAAATAATATTCTGAAAGTAATGAGCGATTACGGAATCGAACGTTATGTTTTATTAGCCGGATTAAACATTGATACGCCATTCGATAAAAAAAGTACCAAAACTCAAATGGCAACAGATTGGATGAAAACCAATTTTCCTTTAATTCAGGAAGACCGACAAAAAGCTTATGATTTATTAGTCGAAAGTGCCATAGATTGGACACAGATTCGGGTTCCTTTTATTGAATTTACCAATGTAAGTACTGAAATTTCAGTAAATTTAGAAGATTGTTTGGGAGATAAAATTAGTGCTTTTAACATTGCAGATTTTATGATTCAGGAAATAATCGATTCGAAATTTAGCAGGCAATCACCATTTATAAGCGCGATTTAA
- a CDS encoding GxxExxY protein: MGEFYADLLIEDCIIIELKACEHLISPHVAQLMNYLKATNIEVGLVLNFGESPDFKRLIYTNNRKSNIKNL; this comes from the coding sequence GTGGGTGAATTTTATGCTGATTTACTAATTGAGGATTGTATAATTATTGAACTTAAGGCATGTGAACATCTTATAAGTCCACACGTAGCTCAATTGATGAATTATTTAAAAGCAACAAATATAGAAGTTGGGTTGGTTTTAAACTTTGGCGAAAGCCCAGATTTTAAAAGATTAATTTATACAAATAACAGAAAATCTAATATAAAAAATCTGTGA
- a CDS encoding G-D-S-L family lipolytic protein, translating into MKKNIKWLLLVSLIVAACNNDDSNDEPVEVPVVPGSAVFTKYVALGDSFAAGYSDGALFAKGQSNAYTNILSQQFAAAGGGAFTTPYMLDNIGGFSSGGAQIAKFPTRYIFEPVTRSPVNVPGVSGTAITARLTGSFSNMGIPGAKSFHLLAPGYGNLAGVFATPATANPYFARFSSSPTTSILADAMAQAPTFFSLFIGGNDVLGYATNGGVPTSQDPVLGDDITPTATFNFAYNTLVNTLTANGAKGVVANLPYITTLPHFTTVPYNPLTAKSIGLENEVVGLATIKLLNAQLYGPLKAALTALGAGDRINLLSETSTSPVLMKDEALPNLATKLAEIFTPTLGAQTAGFYGAIFGQARQAKPTDLILLTTRNAIGKAPKADESGVGIAPPYPLNAFGISFPLQDKHVLIPTEIEEIRVATDAYNVIIAAAAEAKGLAFVDTKGVMTKLSSGGIRFGNFTMTSSYAVGGAFSLDGVHPSPRGYGLIANIFIDAINAKYGSTLRHVDLGTYPIQYPLTIQ; encoded by the coding sequence ATGAAAAAAAATATAAAATGGCTGCTTTTGGTTTCTTTAATCGTTGCAGCATGTAATAATGATGATAGTAATGATGAGCCTGTAGAGGTGCCGGTTGTTCCGGGATCTGCGGTTTTTACTAAATATGTAGCGCTTGGAGATTCTTTTGCCGCAGGTTACAGTGATGGAGCGTTGTTTGCAAAAGGGCAGAGTAATGCATATACTAATATATTGTCGCAGCAATTTGCTGCTGCTGGCGGAGGTGCTTTCACAACTCCTTACATGCTGGATAATATTGGTGGATTTTCTTCTGGAGGTGCTCAGATTGCTAAATTTCCAACAAGGTATATTTTTGAGCCTGTTACAAGAAGCCCTGTAAATGTTCCGGGAGTTTCCGGTACGGCGATAACTGCACGCTTAACGGGTTCTTTTAGTAATATGGGTATTCCGGGTGCTAAAAGTTTTCATTTACTAGCTCCGGGATACGGTAATCTTGCCGGTGTTTTTGCGACACCTGCAACAGCAAATCCATATTTTGCACGTTTTTCTTCTTCGCCTACTACAAGTATTCTGGCTGATGCTATGGCTCAGGCTCCTACATTCTTTTCTTTGTTTATAGGAGGTAACGATGTTTTGGGTTATGCTACAAATGGTGGTGTGCCTACTTCTCAGGATCCTGTTTTAGGAGATGATATTACGCCAACGGCAACTTTTAATTTTGCATATAATACTCTTGTTAATACTTTAACAGCAAATGGTGCAAAAGGAGTGGTTGCTAATTTACCATACATTACAACATTACCGCATTTTACGACAGTGCCTTATAATCCGCTTACGGCAAAATCAATTGGTTTAGAAAATGAAGTAGTTGGTCTGGCTACGATTAAGTTGCTTAATGCACAATTATATGGTCCGCTAAAAGCGGCCTTAACAGCTCTTGGTGCAGGAGACAGAATTAATTTGCTATCTGAAACTTCTACGAGCCCAGTGCTAATGAAAGATGAGGCATTGCCTAATCTGGCTACCAAGTTGGCAGAAATATTTACGCCAACATTAGGAGCGCAGACAGCAGGTTTTTACGGAGCGATATTTGGTCAGGCGAGACAAGCAAAGCCTACAGATTTGATATTGTTAACGACAAGGAATGCTATAGGTAAAGCGCCAAAAGCTGATGAATCTGGTGTAGGGATTGCTCCTCCATATCCATTAAATGCATTTGGAATATCATTTCCATTACAAGATAAGCATGTGTTGATTCCGACTGAAATTGAAGAAATTAGAGTAGCAACAGATGCTTACAATGTAATAATTGCAGCTGCTGCAGAGGCAAAAGGATTGGCTTTTGTAGATACAAAAGGGGTAATGACTAAATTGTCCAGCGGAGGAATTCGTTTCGGAAATTTCACAATGACTTCTTCGTATGCAGTTGGAGGTGCATTTTCGCTTGACGGTGTGCACCCTAGCCCAAGAGGGTATGGTTTGATTGCTAATATTTTCATAGATGCCATCAATGCAAAATATGGTTCGACGCTGCGTCATGTAGATTTGGGGACATATCCTATTCAATATCCATTAACGATTCAATAG
- a CDS encoding TraB/GumN family protein: MKNLFTSVAAVIALVFSGTIHGQTKSPKLENSLLWEVSGNGLSKPSYVYGTIHGICPTDYFMAEKTKNAFQKSDKLILEINLADPIEMADMQKAGIASEPLSKTLSPEQLSKLDAVLQKNTGLKIKHLDGFTLSAIMGFISMKTFDCETLKSYESDFIDLAKKENKSIGGFETVKKQTNVLVNAYTDSELIETVEDFSKAETKKMVEDYKAENVMNVYNDLANEKLMTKNAKKWILDDRNKDWAQKMPEMMKKESLFVAVGVGHLPGEEGVINLLRKAGYKVKPVTK, translated from the coding sequence ATGAAAAATTTATTTACATCAGTAGCAGCAGTAATCGCTTTAGTTTTTAGCGGTACAATTCATGGACAAACAAAATCTCCAAAATTAGAAAATTCATTGTTATGGGAGGTTTCAGGAAACGGACTTTCAAAACCATCTTATGTTTACGGAACAATTCATGGTATCTGCCCAACGGATTATTTTATGGCAGAAAAAACAAAAAATGCATTTCAGAAATCAGATAAACTAATTTTAGAGATCAACTTAGCTGATCCAATTGAAATGGCCGATATGCAAAAAGCAGGTATTGCTTCAGAACCATTAAGTAAGACATTATCGCCGGAACAATTGTCGAAATTAGATGCCGTTTTACAAAAAAATACCGGTCTAAAAATTAAGCACTTAGACGGTTTTACTTTATCTGCTATTATGGGTTTTATCTCTATGAAAACATTTGACTGTGAAACCTTAAAATCATATGAATCAGATTTTATAGATTTGGCTAAAAAAGAAAATAAAAGTATTGGAGGTTTCGAAACCGTAAAAAAGCAAACAAATGTGTTGGTAAATGCTTATACAGATTCAGAATTAATTGAGACTGTGGAAGATTTTAGTAAAGCCGAAACGAAGAAAATGGTAGAAGATTATAAAGCAGAAAATGTCATGAATGTTTATAATGATCTTGCAAACGAAAAGTTGATGACTAAAAATGCCAAAAAATGGATACTTGATGACCGCAATAAAGATTGGGCTCAGAAAATGCCCGAAATGATGAAAAAGGAAAGTTTGTTTGTAGCAGTTGGTGTAGGGCATTTGCCAGGTGAAGAAGGAGTAATTAATTTATTGAGAAAAGCAGGATATAAAGTAAAACCAGTAACGAAATAG
- the bioA gene encoding adenosylmethionine--8-amino-7-oxononanoate transaminase, translating into MTLTEKDSQYLWHPYTQHKTSQTSIAISRGEGALLWDENGKEYIDAIASWWVNPFGHSNKFIADAIYKQLTTLEHVLFGGFTHEPAIKVAERLMEILPKNQQKIFFSDNGSTAVEVAIKVALQYFFNKNEKRTTIIAFENAFHGDTFAAMAASGISFYTQAFQGMFIDVVRIPVPVKGKEQESFDALKDVIENNNCAGFIFEPLVQGAAGMVMYEPEALAKLIKICRENKVLTIADEVMTGFGKTGKTFAMDYVLENPDMICLSKALTGGTIPMAITTFTQEVFDAFYDDDINKALFHGHTFTANPTGCAAALASMNLLQTEEMQANIERINSSHLIFQKKIEKHSKVITARTLGVIFAVEIKSDSEESYYGSMRNKLYNFFIEKGVILRPVGNIVYILPPYIMTNEQLQKVYQTIEEAIEMV; encoded by the coding sequence ATGACTTTAACAGAAAAAGACAGCCAATACCTTTGGCATCCTTATACACAACACAAAACATCTCAAACCTCAATCGCTATTTCCAGAGGTGAAGGAGCATTGCTTTGGGACGAAAACGGAAAGGAATATATTGATGCTATTGCTTCCTGGTGGGTAAATCCGTTTGGGCACAGTAATAAATTTATTGCCGATGCGATTTACAAACAATTAACCACTCTGGAACACGTTTTGTTTGGCGGTTTTACACATGAGCCCGCGATAAAAGTGGCAGAGAGACTGATGGAGATTTTGCCTAAAAATCAGCAAAAAATCTTCTTTTCTGATAATGGATCAACTGCGGTTGAAGTGGCGATAAAAGTTGCTCTACAATATTTTTTTAATAAAAATGAAAAACGAACTACTATAATTGCTTTCGAAAATGCTTTTCACGGAGACACTTTTGCAGCAATGGCGGCAAGCGGAATCTCTTTTTACACACAGGCTTTTCAGGGAATGTTTATAGATGTAGTGAGAATTCCGGTTCCGGTAAAAGGAAAAGAACAGGAAAGTTTTGATGCATTAAAGGATGTTATTGAAAATAATAATTGTGCCGGTTTTATTTTTGAACCTTTGGTGCAGGGAGCAGCAGGAATGGTGATGTACGAACCGGAAGCATTGGCAAAACTGATCAAAATTTGTAGAGAAAACAAAGTCCTGACCATTGCCGATGAAGTGATGACGGGTTTTGGCAAAACAGGAAAGACGTTTGCAATGGATTATGTTTTAGAAAATCCGGATATGATTTGTTTGTCTAAAGCTTTAACGGGAGGAACAATCCCAATGGCGATTACGACTTTTACGCAAGAAGTTTTTGATGCTTTTTATGATGATGATATTAATAAGGCTTTGTTTCACGGACATACTTTTACGGCGAATCCTACAGGTTGCGCAGCCGCATTGGCAAGTATGAATTTGTTGCAGACCGAAGAAATGCAAGCTAATATTGAAAGAATTAATTCGAGCCATTTAATCTTTCAAAAGAAAATAGAAAAACATTCAAAGGTAATTACAGCCAGAACATTGGGGGTTATTTTTGCAGTCGAAATCAAATCAGATTCAGAAGAAAGTTATTACGGATCGATGCGTAATAAGCTTTATAATTTCTTTATCGAAAAAGGAGTCATTTTGCGCCCGGTTGGAAATATTGTTTATATTCTTCCTCCGTATATCATGACCAATGAACAGCTTCAAAAAGTATATCAAACGATAGAAGAAGCGATTGAAATGGTTTAA
- a CDS encoding F0F1 ATP synthase subunit epsilon, which yields MILEIVSPEAKLFSGEVTSVTLPGVDGSFQILNNHAPIVSILEKGTVKIAAPSFNLSKEVAGKFTRVNDQTYTLEIESGTIEMKDNKVIVLVD from the coding sequence ATGATTTTAGAAATAGTATCACCAGAAGCAAAATTATTTTCGGGAGAAGTAACTTCGGTTACGTTACCTGGAGTTGATGGAAGCTTTCAAATATTGAATAATCACGCTCCTATTGTTTCTATTTTAGAAAAAGGAACTGTAAAAATTGCAGCGCCAAGTTTTAATCTTTCTAAAGAAGTAGCGGGTAAATTTACGAGAGTAAACGACCAAACTTATACATTAGAGATTGAGTCAGGAACTATCGAGATGAAAGACAATAAAGTAATTGTTTTAGTTGACTAA
- a CDS encoding aminotransferase class I/II-fold pyridoxal phosphate-dependent enzyme: MKLAKNLIQKLENRKQNNSLRKLPVFNNLVDFSSNDYIGFSKSESIFKQTHAYLLENEIFQNGASGSRLISGNHSLYQIAETFIAEFHDAESALIFNSGYDANVGFFSAVPQRNDVILYDELSHASIRDGIVMSNAKSYKFNHNDFEDLERLIVKFQSSITGLGGPNPINIYIVTETVFSMDGDSPNLEELVALSEKYNCYLVVDEAHTLGVFGEKGEGLTQYLQLHNRIFARIMTFGKGLGCHGSVILGSTDLKEYLVNFARSFIYTTGLSPHSVATILIAYQQLQIEKETIEKLRQNIVLFNQQKNLLGLKPMFVRSKSAIQSAIVPGNENAKQLAQQLQDKGFDIKAILSPTVPEGQERLRFCIHSYNSEEEINQVLELLGNFVF, encoded by the coding sequence ATGAAATTAGCCAAAAACCTTATTCAAAAGCTTGAAAATCGTAAGCAGAATAATTCGCTTAGAAAATTGCCTGTGTTTAATAATTTAGTTGATTTTTCTTCTAATGACTATATTGGGTTTTCAAAATCGGAATCTATTTTTAAACAGACTCATGCTTATTTATTAGAAAATGAAATTTTTCAGAATGGTGCTTCGGGATCCCGATTGATTTCAGGCAATCATTCATTATATCAAATAGCAGAAACGTTTATAGCAGAGTTTCATGACGCTGAATCGGCTTTAATCTTTAATTCGGGTTACGATGCCAATGTTGGTTTTTTTAGCGCTGTACCGCAGCGAAATGATGTTATATTATATGATGAATTAAGTCACGCTTCTATTCGTGACGGAATTGTAATGTCGAATGCCAAATCGTATAAATTCAACCATAATGATTTTGAAGATTTAGAAAGGCTTATTGTTAAATTCCAATCTTCTATCACAGGTCTTGGTGGTCCAAATCCAATTAACATTTACATTGTTACAGAAACTGTTTTTTCTATGGATGGCGATAGTCCGAACTTAGAAGAATTAGTTGCGCTTTCTGAAAAATACAATTGTTATTTAGTCGTTGATGAAGCACATACTTTAGGTGTTTTTGGAGAAAAGGGTGAAGGTTTGACGCAATATCTTCAATTACATAATAGAATTTTTGCGAGAATTATGACTTTCGGGAAAGGCTTGGGATGTCATGGTTCTGTTATTTTAGGAAGTACAGATCTTAAAGAATATCTGGTAAATTTTGCCAGAAGTTTTATTTATACAACCGGATTATCTCCACATTCTGTTGCCACAATTTTGATAGCGTATCAGCAATTACAAATTGAGAAAGAAACAATCGAAAAATTACGTCAAAATATTGTGTTATTCAATCAGCAGAAAAACTTGCTAGGATTAAAACCCATGTTTGTTCGAAGTAAATCGGCCATACAATCTGCCATTGTTCCCGGTAACGAAAATGCAAAGCAATTGGCACAACAATTACAAGATAAAGGTTTTGATATAAAAGCAATTCTTTCGCCAACTGTTCCCGAAGGACAGGAACGTTTGAGGTTTTGTATTCATAGTTATAACTCTGAAGAAGAAATAAATCAGGTTCTTGAATTGTTAGGAAATTTCGTATTTTAG